GCGTCATCGGCGCTGTCGTTCTGGGCGAGTCGCGGCGTGTCATCCTGAAGGTCGCGCTGATAAACAAGAATGCTGCCGCTCAGGCTGATCGCAATCATGTAAGCAGCGACAATCACTCCGGCCCAAAGGTGGACCTGGAATAGCGCTTTGCGCCACCACACCATCTGCGGGCGATCAAGGAAGCCCATAAAACTCTTATTCGCGCTAGTCATGAAGTTCCTGGAGGAGGGATGTGATCTCGAGTTTACAGGAATCCCGCAAGCCGACCCCACGCCAGTCTGACAATGTTCCATCCAGATCATCGATCCGGTAAAGGTCCAGATCCTATGCAGAATTTAGATCCAGGAGCAGGTGCAGTTCTCGCCCTCGCTTATGTCGGTGAGTTGGATCGTGGACCTACACTTGAACTTGAATCTGGACCTTTACATGATCCAGATCAAGCCCCTAGCCTTTCCTGCAAACCTAGTCTGTCGTCAGAAGCAGCATGGAATCGTGGTTTGGTTTAATTCCGTACTGGAAATCTGAAAGAATTGCGTTAAGAAATACCGGGGATGTCATGAAAACATTTCATTCGTTTGCAAACGCCGTCTGCGTCGTATCGATGCTTGCAGGAGTCTCACTTTTGGAACTGTCGGCAATCGCGCAACAAGCGCCTGATTCGACCGGAAGCATGCATGTGGGCGCAAACGTCCATGTAAGTAAGGACTTGGCGGCAGCGCCGCACGGTGAAACCGAGATCGCCGCAAATCCCAACGATGCCAGCCAACTCGTCGCCTGTTCCATGACTTTTCCCAACGATTCGCCCTCCAGCGAAGTCGCGACCTACGTTTCGTTCGATGGTGGAACCACCTGGAAGCTGGCATTGCAAACGAAGGGTGAGGACGGCTACGAGAGCTGGGATCCTGATTGTCGGTTCGGTCCCGGTCACACACTGTATTCGCTTTCCGAGGGCACCGGACCCGACGATAAGGATGGCTACGACCGGGTCGATCGTTCTAATGACGGCGGTAAGACTTGGGAAGCCCCTGCGCGTGTCATTCATGCCGAACGCAGTTTCATCGTCGTGGACAACAGGCCGGGGCCTCACAACGGCTGGGTATATCTGTACGGTATGGGTGAAGACGACAAGAGCATTCGCGTGGGCTATTCGACCGATGGCGGCAAGACGTTCTTCACGCAAGTGGTACCGATGGAAAAGGGATTCCACGATGTAAACGTGGGCCCCGGCGCGATCCTGTCCGATGGCAGCCTGGTAATCCCGATGCCCGTGATGAAGCAGTCTCCAGAAGACTCAGAGCAAGGATTTCGCGTTCGTTTGCCCGCCGAGATTCACCTGGTTCGAGTAACGTTCGAACATCCAAATTGGCCTCTCAAGGTGGAGATGTCGAAGATTGCACCCTGGTTCGCGGATTTCGAGCCGAACGGGAGTTATTACACGAGTCTCGCGGTGGACGAGAGCAATGGTCCTTTTCGCGACCGCATTTATGTCGTCTGGGAAGACCGGTCTTCCGACAGGTCACAGGTGAAATTGTCGTTCTCGACGGACAAAGGGAAGAAATGGTCGCACCCGCGAATTATGGATGACGATATTGCCAGGCAAGTCGGCGACACTATCCGCGGGCCCGATGATATTCACGCTCAAGTCGCTGTCAATCCCCGCGGTGTCGTGGGAGTGATGTGGCTCGATCGGCGCGAATTTCCGGACAATCTCGGATGGGCTGCGCGGTTCCGTGCGTCTTTGGACGGAGGAGAAACATTCATGCCCAGCGTGAAGGCTTCGAACGTCGACTACGATCCGGGCCGCGGCGGGCGCGTTTACCTGTTCGGCGGTAGCGGTGAAAAAGGACCACATTCGACCAACACGCTCTCCATTCCGTGGTTTGTTTTCCATGGCGGCCACACGATGGGGTTAGCTGCCGACGCAAACGGCGGATTCCATCCACTCTGGATCGCCAATCCAACGGGGCTTCCTCAACTTTGGACAACCGACATCACCGTGGATGGCGATGTCGTGAAGAACGGAAGTCCCGAACTGGCTAAATTGGAAGATGCGAGCAAGCTTGTTCGTCTCGAATTCCTAAATCGCTATTACGACATGAAGACCCATTCCGTTGACTTCGAACTCCGGCTCGAAAATGCCAGCAAGGCGACTATTCGCGGGCCACTGAAAGTCAGGGTTCTTGATGCTGGCTCCTATGTGGGCGACGTAACGATCCAGGCAGATGGCAGGGAAAAGAATGTGGAAGGTGCGGTTTGGGATTTCAGTTCACTGTTGCCCCGCAGTGTTTTCCAACCTGGCGACGTGACCAGGCCGATTCATGTGCGCCTGGTTGTTCGTGGTATCGATCCGTTTACCCAGATTGGCCGTTTCACATGGTTCTTGACCCCATTGGCCACACTGACTACAAAAGTGCTCGCCGGATCGATAGAACAGCCGAAAGCAACAGAAACGCAGAAGAATCCGGAGGAGTAATTCAGAACCAGGTGAAACTACCGGTCGGGGGCACCGGATTTTCACGCATCTGCGTTTGCGGACTCATGACCCGAGAAAACTCCTTCGTCCTGGTTCCACTCCAGCCAATCTTCACCGAACAGCTCGCTTGGATGTTGAGTTCGTACTGTTCCATTACCGCAGCGCAGGTCGTCTGCCGAGCAGTATTGGTCGCAGCCCCAGCAGATCCGTTCCGGATGCTTCGGGTGAAGGACGATTTTCGGCTTTTTTCTTGAGGGTTCAGCCACGATTTGAGGATAGGAGGGGATGGCGAGGGATGCCATGACTTATGTCACGCGGGATGTGTTGGGTACACCGGTACCGAGGCACAGGATGCCTAGGTTTTTCTGTTCCTCGCAATCGCCTCTCTCGCCTCGCGATCCGCAGTCTTACGCCGCTCGGTCTCGCGCTTATCCCAGAGCTGTTTACCTTTTGCTACCGCCACCTCGACCTTGACTTTACCGTTCCTGAAATACATTCGAGTCGGAATTAAGGTCACGCCCTTGGTCTGCAATTTGCTGCCGAGTTTGAGGATCTCGGGCTTTTTCATCAACAGTTTACGAGTTCGCAGCGGGTCGTGCTGGTAGTAGCTTCCGCCAGGTTGGTAAGAGCCGATGTGCAGGTTCAGGAGGAACAGTTCACCCTCTTTTACGATCGCGTAGGCGTCTTTGAGATTCGCCTTTCCTTCACGGATCGCTTTGACCTCAGTGCCGCGAAGCACGATTCCGGCCTCGGCTTTATCCGAAAGGAAATAATTGTGCGAGGCGGCTCGGTTTTGCGTGGCATCGCGCTCGCCGGAGGCGACCGGGTCGCGCTTCGGATTCTTCTGCTTGTCAGGAGCGACTTGGTGGGTAGTTTGACGCGCCATTTTTCTTACGACTTACAGTCGGGTACGGGAGTCCCTGGCCGGAAGTGGGCTGGTACCAAAGGCCCCCGTGCATTTGCTGGTTCAACCCTGACGCCAAAGCTCGTATGCTAACACAAGTAGGGCACTTACCTTGCAAACAGGTGCTATACTCGTGCCCTGCCCGTAGTGTGTCAGGCCCAGCGAAGGCCTTGTTTTTTGTGAGCAGCACCTTGCTGCTCACTTTCATAAGGAGCGCAATGAAACGCTTGCACTGGTTCGGCTTGGTTCTCCTGATCGCGCTCATCGCCGCGATGCCGGCGCTTGCCGATAAAGCAAAGTCATTTTATGAAAAGGGTCGTGACGCCGAGGCGCGACAGAATTACGAATTGGCGTACGACAACTACAAGCAAGCTTACGACCTCAAGCCCACGGAGATGCGGTATCGCGTCGCCTTCGAGCGCACGAAGTTTCTCGCGTCGGCGTCGCACGTGCACAAAGGTCAACTGCTTCGCGACGCCGGTAAGTTGCAAGACGCGCTGAAAGAATTCCAGTCAGCTCTTGCCATCGATCCGTCCAGTTTCATCGCCCAGCAGGAGATTCGGCGAACCGAGCAGATGATCAAAGAGGTGGAACAGGGGCCTCCGCCGCCGGAAACTAAATCCCAATCCACCATTGATCACCTCCTGCAGGAAGCTTCGGGGCCTGTTGAACTGGCGCCGATCTCGACCCAGCCGATCACGATGCAAATGACCGCGGATGCAAAAGTTGTTTACGAGACGATCGGCAAGCTCGCTGGAATCAACGTCCTATTCGACCCCGACTACTCGACGCAGTCACGAAGCATCCACATTGCCCTGAATGGCGTTACCCTGAACCAGGCGCTGGAAATCGTCTCGCTGGAATCGAAGACCTTCTGGCGTCCCGTCACCCCCAACACCATTTTCGTCGCAGCCGATACCCAGGCGAAGCGCAAGGAACTCGAACAAAGCGTCATCCGCACTTTTTACCTATCCAACTTATCGACGCCTACCGAGATCCAGGACGTAACCAATTCGCTGCGACAGATCCTCGAGATCACTCGCGTACAGCAGTTGCCCTCGCAGGGCGCCATCATCGTGCGCGGAACCCCGGACCAGATCGCGCTCGCGCAGAAAGTCATCGACGACATCGATAAGGCGCGGCCGGAAGTTGTAGTCGAAGTCGCCGTCATGCAGGTCTCGAAAGACAAACTGCGTCAGTTGGGCATCCAGTATCCCTTCTCGCAGAGCAATAACCCGACGATCTCGATCATCCCGAAGGGCGGCACAACGAGCGGCGGAACCAGTGGTACGACCGGAGGAACCACCACGAGCAACGGTCTGACCCTGAATGACCTGGCAAATCTTGACGCGCGCAACTTTGCCGTCAGCATTCCTTCAATGAGCCTCGCCATGCTGCTGAATGACAGCACCTCCAAGACCCTGGAGAATCCGCAAATTCGTGCGCTCGACGGACAGAAGGCGACTCTCAAGATCGGCAGCCGCGTCCCCGTGGCAACGGGTTCGTTCCAGCCCGGCATCGGCGGTGTCGGCATCAACCCGCTGGTCAACACTCAGTTCCAGTACATCGATGTCGGCGTAAACATCGACATGACTCCGACGGTTCACGCCGATCACGAAGTCACACTGAAGATGATGTTTGAAATTTCGTCCGTCATCAGCACCTCGAACATCGGTGGCATTAACCAGCCGGTCATCGGGTCGAAGCACATTGAGCAGACCATCCGTCTCAAGGACGGCGAGGTGAACCTGCTTGGCGGCTTGATGGAGTCGAGCGACGTTCGCTCTGTTGCAGGCCTCCCCGGACTCGCGCAGATTCCTATCCTGAAGTATCTCTTCGGCAACAATTCCAAGGAAGTTACCGACAACGAGATCGTGTTTGTCGTCGTTCCGCACATCGTTCGCGAGCAGGACATCACCCGCCAGAACGAGCGTGCCATCGATGTTGGTACCGCGAACGCAATTCAATTGAGGCAGGACAACACGGCGCCGGCGACCCGCCAGCCAGTTCCTACTCCCGCAACTCCGGCACCCGCACCGGCGCCGGAGCAGCCGATGCCGCAGCAGGCGACTCCGCCACCGCAGGCCGAGGCTCCGGCTCCGAACATGGGACCGCAAGGCGCTGGCGCAGTACTCAGCTTCGATCCGCCGACCGTTGATCAGGCCCCGGGCACCACGTTTGCGGTGAACGTCAGCGTGACCGGAGCGCAAAATGTATATTCGATCCCGGCGCAGATCAATTACGATCCGAAGACTCTTGAGTTGGTGAATGTCTCCGCTGGTCCTTTCCTGTCCAAGGACGGCCAGGCCGTTGCGCTGGTAAATCGCAATGACCCGACCATCGGAACCCTGAACGTCACCGCCACGCGTCCACCCGGCGCTGGCGGAGTCTCCGGCGATGGGCAGGTGTTCACCTTAACCTTCATGGCGAAGGCGGCTGGCCAGAGTAATCTCACGATCAACCGCGCCCAACTCCGTGATCCGGCGAATCAGGCGATGCCGGCCAGCGGCGCGCAGGCTGTCGTGACCGTGAAGTAGATTGTGCAGGTTTTGTTTTCTCCGTGCCCCACGTCTGCCGTGTTTGGCAGACGTGGGTGAAGGAAACTCGTTAGTCCAGATGTAGTTCTTGAGGGCCACCCCAATTGGGGCACCAAGGTTGCAGGATTCGGACTCGATTGACGGGTAAAATAGACGCACGGGCCCGCATCTCCCAAACCCTGCGCGGGACGGGGCATCCAAGGTTTTAACTGTGAAACACACGTTCGCCAAAACCCGCGGCATGACGCTGATCGAACTCATCGTCGCAATCGCCATCATGGCGCTGCTGGCGGGAGCGGCGGTACCCATTGCGCGCGTCAGCATCAAGCGCGAGAAGGAAAAGCGACTTCGCGCCGACCTCTGGGAAATGCGCGACGCCATCGATCGCTACAAGGATGCGGCCGACGGAGGTGCCTTCCAGACCAAGGTCGGTTCCGAAGGCTATCCGCCCGATCTCGATACCCTTGTCAACGGCGTCGACGTCAACGGAAAGAAGATCAAGTTCCTGCGCCGCATCCCCGTCGATCCGATGACCGGAACCACCGAGTGGGGGCTGCGCTCCATGCAGGACGATCCGCAATCGGACTCATGGGGAGGACAGAACGTCTTTGACGTCCACACCACCTCGCAAGGAACGGCGCTGGACGGAACGAAGTATTCGGATTGGTAACTATGAACAACCGGAAGATTCGCAGAACTCGCGGCTTCACCCTCATCGAACTGATGATCGTCATCTCGATCATCCTTATCCTGATGGGCGTGGCGATTCCCCAATATCAGCAATCCGTGCTGCATGCCAAGGAATCGGTTCTGCGCCAGGACCTCCACGTGATTCGCAACGCCATCGACCAGTACACGCTCGACAAGCAGAAGGCGCCGCAGTCGCTTCAGGACCTCGTCGATGCCAACTACCTGAAGGAAATTCCCAAGGACCCCATGACCGGCTCCAATGATACGTGGCAGACCGTGCAGGAAGACACCCTGATGGCCGTCGACCAGCAGGAACCCGGCATCGACGACGTCCACAGCGGCTCACAAGCCACCGCCAGCGACGGCACCGCATATAACACCTGGTAGGGAAGTTTTAGAGCTCCAATCGCGGTCTCAACGTCTGCACTAAAACGGTGAATCAATTTCGTGAGTCGGTGCTTCGGGTTCGCAAAAACCAACGGAGCCCGATTGGGCTCCGCTCGTGGTTCGTGTCGGGAACAGTTATTGTTCTTTAAGCCGTGCTAGTGTGCCGTTCTTTGCGACACAATCAAGTACTGGTCCAATCTCAGATTCACCGTCGTCCGCGCCGGCAATTCAATATCTTTTCCGGCGTTCGCCATCGCATAACCGCCGCCCGCGATAGCTCCAATCGCTGTACCTTTTAGAGCGCTTCCGAAGATCATCCCAGCAATCGTTCCGACGCCCGCGCCCACAGCCACCTTCTTCACCGCATCCCCCGCCCGCGTGCCGCTCGTGATCTCGCCTTCCTGGTTCACTGAGGCCTTGGTCTTGTTCGGCCCGATGGAGAGGAGGGTTGTTTGCATCGGCAGCCGCCGCCCATCCGGCAGCACAACGGTATCGAACCGGAGCACCAGACGCCCCTTGCCGCGCATCGAGGCAAACACCTTACCCGACTCCGCGTCCTGCACCGTCCCCAGTATCTTTGAGCCGGAAGGAATCAGCACATCGCGGTGCGAGCTTTGCAGCGGCTCATCCAGCGTCGCCGTGAAACTATCCCCAGAGTGCGAAGTCTTCGTAGACAGAGTCTCATCCAGCACCACCTGGAACTGAGTATTGAGAGGGATCGTGCTCGAGGCAGGGAAGTACGTTGGAGCCGGCGTGCGCTGCTGGAGTACTGGGCCGTTCGAAGCCGACGGCTGTTGTCCCGCATTCTGATCCTCGTTCTGCTGGTCCGCACTCTGCCGAGGGGTGGGATTCTGCTGTGGAACAGAGTATGGATTGTTCTGGGAATTCCGGTCGGGCTGCTGCGGCTCACCTGGCTGCGCATCCGGCCCTGGCGTCGGACGCCGCTTCAGCACCGGCCGGTCCGGATCATTCTCTTCCTGCTGCTGAGCCTGTTGCTGTGCCGTCCCATACTGTTCGTCGGTTACGCCGATTCCAGCCGCAGACAGAAGAAGCGGGTTTGCTGCCCCAAGTTCGCCGTGTCCCACTTCTGCCGCTGTTAGCACAAGTGGGTCTTTTCCCCTCCCGGTGTTGGCACCCCATACTGCAACTGCACACACCAATAGGCAAACGACGGCCAACACTGTCCTGCGCATAAAGATCCCCCGGGAGTTAGTAGTTGGAATGCAGAACTCCGCAACAAGGTTGGCCTCGGAGGCTGACAGTGGCGTGCGGTTCCGGCGGCGGCGGTAGCGTCATCTCCAGCGGCGCACATCACCTCCCCGCCCATTCACCTCTGAGGAGTTATAATCTTCTCAGCAGCGTTGTGCGGGAATACTGCATCGAAGAGGTGGGGTTTTTAATGAGCGATGGGAATAACAACAAGGGGAAGCCGAAAGTCCTCGTAGTCGACGACGAGCACGTCATTGCCGACACCCTTGCCATTATTCTGAACCAGCACGGGTTCGACGCATCCGCCGTCTATAGCGGCACCGGCGCCGTCGAGCGCGCCAAAACCGTCCGCCCGGACCTCATTATTAGCGACGTCATCATGCAGGACATGAACGGCATCGAGGCCGCCATCAACATCCGCGGTTTCCTCCCAACCTGCAAAATCCTATTATTCTCCGGTCAGGCCGCCACCGCCGACTTGCTGGAAACCGCCCGAGCCCAGGGCCACGAATTCGAAATCCTCGCTAAACCCGTCCACCCGCAGGATCTGCTGGCGAAACTTAGAGAGTAGCTTTTTCCGACTCGGTGCTCTATTCCTGCCCTCTTTTGCCAGCTGTGGATTCCATCCTTATTTCTCAGTCTCCCACCGGATTCCCTGGCATCGTCGGCGTCTTCTGCTTGGTGCTGTTCTGAATCCTCAGGGCCGCTTCGCTCGCCCGTTTTTTCGCCTCCGGCTCCCAACTCCCCTTGTTGGCGTACGACTGCATCATGCCCATCGCCTTCGCTTTGGTCGCGACCTCCGTCGCTTCCATCCCGATCCGCTCGACAGCCACCACGGCTATCATTCGTACTTCCATTCCGCCAATCGGGGCCGCTGAATCAAGAGGCGCAACAAGCTGGTCAAGTGCGGCGCTATAGGCGCGATCGTTATTGCTTTGCTCCACCGTTCGCACAATCGCATTGATCGCGGGTATGCGTATGCCATTATTTCCGCTGCGGACGGGTTCGCCGAGCAGCTTCACGGCTTCCAGCGGCAAGTCGCTCGCGCTGGTCCACCGAATCTGGTTGATTGCATCGACAACAGCGATGCGGATGGGCAGTTGCCCGGAGACGATCGGTTCGCGCAAGGTCGAAAGCGCCTTCATTTTCACCGGGGTATCATTCGTGCTGTTGGCGATCTCCGCAATGGCATACACAGCCGGCATGCGAATGTGATCAGAGGAGCTTCCCAGCGGTTCGGCCATCAGCCCCAGTGCCGTCATCTTCACTTCAGAGCTGTCGGACTCAAGAGCGATCGTCCATACACGGTGGAAGGCCTCCACGCGCGTTCGAGTGTCAGAATTCTTGATCTTGTCCTTGAGCCCGATCAATTCAGCTAGCTGCGTCATCGCCGAATTCTGCGCGAGGACGCTGCCACTCAGGATCAGCACAATGAATGCAGCCAGGAACAAACGTATTGTGCGTGGGAAAAATGACCTGCAGGAATTCATGCGAACCTCCTTGGTCAGAAAAGAACTGTGATTGGCCAATGTTCCGCCCGCTCTATAGTGAAGTCAAGGAACGGTTCGTGGCGATCGAGGTGGCGAGTATCTCCTGTCGATCATCCCGCGAGAGGTGACACCGAAGCTTGAGCCTGGTGCTCCTATCAGCGCGTTTTGTCGCGGATTCGGCTTTTCTTCGTGCCTCTTCTTGCCGTTCCTGGTTAGCTATTCTCCAGCAACTTCCTTAGCGTCCCCACCCCGACGATTGCCGCCTCTCGCTCCTTTGGCGATGCCTTCCGCAACGCCTCTGCCAGCGGAGTCACTTCCAGCTTCGGCCACTCGTTTTTCAGATACTCGCGAACGACCTTCGAGATCACAATTCGGCTGAAGCGCTGATCTTTGTCGTCGATTTTGCGTTCCACCATGCCTTTCTTCTCAAGCCGATCGACCACCCCCGACACGGTGCTGTGCGCAAGCCCAAGCTGCGCGCTCAGCTCCTTTAGGCTCATTCCCTCGGACCTCGCCAACAGGCGCATCGCATTGAACTGCGGCCCCGTCAATTCGCCGCGCGCGACCACCTGTTCCACGGGCCTTCGCAATATCCGACGAATCGCCCTCAAGTCCCGATCCAACTCCTGCGCCATCTGAGACATGTCGGACTTCTTTTTCATCGCCGTAATCTCTGTTTTGGTTTTGCTTTTCCGTCTTTTCATCCGTCATTTCGACAGTCAATAAACAAACGGTATGATCGCCTTCACATGCCTCCGATACTCTTCGTATCTCTCCCCGAACTTGGTTATCAGCAACGCTTCCTCAGTTCTGGATTTCACCAGCCAGCTTACGAACGCAAGCGCAACGCCTACGAAGCACCGCAGACGTCCAATGCCGATCGCGGTTCCGAGCGCCGCCAGCACCATGCCTGTGTAAATCGGGTGGCGAACAATCGAATATGGTCCCGACTGGATGAGCGTGTGATCCTGCTTAAGCGTTACGCGGCCGCTCCAGTTTCCTCCGAGATAAAACCGCGCCCAGATCGCGAACCCTATTCCTGCGTAGGTGAGCGCGACCCCGGTAACTTCGAACCCGGTGGTCAGAGGCACAACTCTCATGTCCAGCGGCCCAAGACGCGCGTGTTCCCAGAAGATCAGCACGAACGCCAGCCCATTGGTTATGACGTGAAACATGCGAGACCTCGCCGACTCAGCCCGCTCGACCGGCTTCACCGAAATCGCAGCCAGCGCCCAAACCATGCCAAAAATGATCCACGCAATCTCGAAAGGCAGTAACGATCCAGGGTGCATTGCACTTACTCCTCAGCACGTCGTATACGACGCGTCGTATACGACATATATTCCGGCATGCCGGCTCAGGTTGTCAAAGGACATTGGGGCCCATCAGCAGGGAAGTGCAGCTCAGAGGAGTTCTGGTGTTGGTTGCTTTGCGAAAACCAGGTCCAAAAAAAGGGGGGCTGCCGAAGCAGCCCCGACGAGTCACTCAGGAATCAGAAGGTGTACTTGATCAGTAGACGGCCCTGGAACCCCGGATTAAACTGGGCAGCCTGGCCATAACGGGGATCAAGATCGACGGCTTGGCCGCGCGCGGCAGCCTGCGATGCCAGCAGCCCTTCCCAATCGAAGCCATTTCTCAAGTCGATGTTGTTCAGCGCCAGTCCTGTCGAGGTCCGGTGCAAACGGTTGTTGTAGAACCGGTACGTCCAGACGTTCGTCTTCTGGTCGAAGAGATTGCTGACGTTGAACTCGAATCGCAAGCGCTTCGTTTCGCTCTGGCCGATCTTGAATGTGTGTGCCACCATCAGGTCCGTTTGGTTGAATATCGGTTCGCGACCCGCATCGCCTCGGCCCTCAACATACATACCGACTGAACGCGTGGTCCAGACGTTAGTCGTGATCGGCACTCCACTCGTCGCGGTGAAGAACGAACCCACTTCGGTTCCGAACTTGAACTCCTTGGCGCCATATATCTTGAACACATGCGGACGATCCGTAGGCAATGGACCCAGGATGTTCGCGTTTCCATGTGCGTCAAAGAATGTCTGGTCGAGATCGAAGTAGCGGTTAGCGTTGCCACCCGGACGGTAGGTTTGGCCAAAGAACGACTGGTTACCGCCGTATGAGAAGCCGTAAGTCGAAGGTAGTACTTCGTCCGTGCTCTGTAGACCGGAATAGTTGCCGTATAGCCTGCTGTACACATAGCTGGCATTGAACAACCATCCGCCTCCGAATCGCTTCGATACAGAAAGTTCCATCGCGTCATAGGTACGCTTCGCCTTCGGCATTGGGACGGAGCACGTTGGTTCGATAACCGCGTTCCCCTCCTCATCGACCCCGGTCTGGGCGTAGCACGATGCCGCTTCCGTGTTCTGACCAGTTGGCCCTACCGAAAATCATAAGTCACGACTCTAGAAAAGTCGGTCTCATGCTCCTTCGGCATCCGGGTCGCGGAAACCCGACACCTTAGAAGTTGGCTTACTTGTGGTCTTCGGCAGGCTCCTCAAGACTATGGAAGTGGCCCCAGATCGCCTGTGCCTGCTTTGAATTCACCACCGCACCGAGCGCCGT
Above is a genomic segment from Terriglobia bacterium containing:
- a CDS encoding MarR family transcriptional regulator, with the protein product MKKKSDMSQMAQELDRDLRAIRRILRRPVEQVVARGELTGPQFNAMRLLARSEGMSLKELSAQLGLAHSTVSGVVDRLEKKGMVERKIDDKDQRFSRIVISKVVREYLKNEWPKLEVTPLAEALRKASPKEREAAIVGVGTLRKLLENS
- a CDS encoding isoprenylcysteine carboxylmethyltransferase family protein; the encoded protein is MHPGSLLPFEIAWIIFGMVWALAAISVKPVERAESARSRMFHVITNGLAFVLIFWEHARLGPLDMRVVPLTTGFEVTGVALTYAGIGFAIWARFYLGGNWSGRVTLKQDHTLIQSGPYSIVRHPIYTGMVLAALGTAIGIGRLRCFVGVALAFVSWLVKSRTEEALLITKFGERYEEYRRHVKAIIPFVY
- a CDS encoding type II secretion system protein, with amino-acid sequence MKHTFAKTRGMTLIELIVAIAIMALLAGAAVPIARVSIKREKEKRLRADLWEMRDAIDRYKDAADGGAFQTKVGSEGYPPDLDTLVNGVDVNGKKIKFLRRIPVDPMTGTTEWGLRSMQDDPQSDSWGGQNVFDVHTTSQGTALDGTKYSDW
- a CDS encoding cohesin domain-containing protein translates to MKRLHWFGLVLLIALIAAMPALADKAKSFYEKGRDAEARQNYELAYDNYKQAYDLKPTEMRYRVAFERTKFLASASHVHKGQLLRDAGKLQDALKEFQSALAIDPSSFIAQQEIRRTEQMIKEVEQGPPPPETKSQSTIDHLLQEASGPVELAPISTQPITMQMTADAKVVYETIGKLAGINVLFDPDYSTQSRSIHIALNGVTLNQALEIVSLESKTFWRPVTPNTIFVAADTQAKRKELEQSVIRTFYLSNLSTPTEIQDVTNSLRQILEITRVQQLPSQGAIIVRGTPDQIALAQKVIDDIDKARPEVVVEVAVMQVSKDKLRQLGIQYPFSQSNNPTISIIPKGGTTSGGTSGTTGGTTTSNGLTLNDLANLDARNFAVSIPSMSLAMLLNDSTSKTLENPQIRALDGQKATLKIGSRVPVATGSFQPGIGGVGINPLVNTQFQYIDVGVNIDMTPTVHADHEVTLKMMFEISSVISTSNIGGINQPVIGSKHIEQTIRLKDGEVNLLGGLMESSDVRSVAGLPGLAQIPILKYLFGNNSKEVTDNEIVFVVVPHIVREQDITRQNERAIDVGTANAIQLRQDNTAPATRQPVPTPATPAPAPAPEQPMPQQATPPPQAEAPAPNMGPQGAGAVLSFDPPTVDQAPGTTFAVNVSVTGAQNVYSIPAQINYDPKTLELVNVSAGPFLSKDGQAVALVNRNDPTIGTLNVTATRPPGAGGVSGDGQVFTLTFMAKAAGQSNLTINRAQLRDPANQAMPASGAQAVVTVK
- a CDS encoding response regulator; its protein translation is MSDGNNNKGKPKVLVVDDEHVIADTLAIILNQHGFDASAVYSGTGAVERAKTVRPDLIISDVIMQDMNGIEAAINIRGFLPTCKILLFSGQAATADLLETARAQGHEFEILAKPVHPQDLLAKLRE
- a CDS encoding DUF3079 domain-containing protein — its product is MASLAIPSYPQIVAEPSRKKPKIVLHPKHPERICWGCDQYCSADDLRCGNGTVRTQHPSELFGEDWLEWNQDEGVFSGHESANADA
- a CDS encoding type II secretion system protein, with translation MNNRKIRRTRGFTLIELMIVISIILILMGVAIPQYQQSVLHAKESVLRQDLHVIRNAIDQYTLDKQKAPQSLQDLVDANYLKEIPKDPMTGSNDTWQTVQEDTLMAVDQQEPGIDDVHSGSQATASDGTAYNTW
- the smpB gene encoding SsrA-binding protein SmpB, whose amino-acid sequence is MARQTTHQVAPDKQKNPKRDPVASGERDATQNRAASHNYFLSDKAEAGIVLRGTEVKAIREGKANLKDAYAIVKEGELFLLNLHIGSYQPGGSYYQHDPLRTRKLLMKKPEILKLGSKLQTKGVTLIPTRMYFRNGKVKVEVAVAKGKQLWDKRETERRKTADREAREAIARNRKT
- a CDS encoding sialidase family protein encodes the protein MKTFHSFANAVCVVSMLAGVSLLELSAIAQQAPDSTGSMHVGANVHVSKDLAAAPHGETEIAANPNDASQLVACSMTFPNDSPSSEVATYVSFDGGTTWKLALQTKGEDGYESWDPDCRFGPGHTLYSLSEGTGPDDKDGYDRVDRSNDGGKTWEAPARVIHAERSFIVVDNRPGPHNGWVYLYGMGEDDKSIRVGYSTDGGKTFFTQVVPMEKGFHDVNVGPGAILSDGSLVIPMPVMKQSPEDSEQGFRVRLPAEIHLVRVTFEHPNWPLKVEMSKIAPWFADFEPNGSYYTSLAVDESNGPFRDRIYVVWEDRSSDRSQVKLSFSTDKGKKWSHPRIMDDDIARQVGDTIRGPDDIHAQVAVNPRGVVGVMWLDRREFPDNLGWAARFRASLDGGETFMPSVKASNVDYDPGRGGRVYLFGGSGEKGPHSTNTLSIPWFVFHGGHTMGLAADANGGFHPLWIANPTGLPQLWTTDITVDGDVVKNGSPELAKLEDASKLVRLEFLNRYYDMKTHSVDFELRLENASKATIRGPLKVRVLDAGSYVGDVTIQADGREKNVEGAVWDFSSLLPRSVFQPGDVTRPIHVRLVVRGIDPFTQIGRFTWFLTPLATLTTKVLAGSIEQPKATETQKNPEE